Proteins encoded in a region of the Streptomyces akebiae genome:
- a CDS encoding ABC transporter ATP-binding protein, translating to MTAAAPELTLAPTRETDSGHLRLDALTKRFTGRSGTVTAVDSVSLDIEPGEFITLLGPSGCGKTTTLRMVAGFEDSSSGSILLDGRAIDAMPPQRRPMAMVFQSYALFPHMTVAENIAYGMRLQRRTRDDIATSMRMAVTSMNLVGLEDRSPHELSGGQQQRVALARALVVQPKVLLFDEPLSNLDAKLRDAMRAEIRRIQKMFGITSLYVTHDQDEAMSMSDRIVVMNKGRVEQAATPGEIYARPASVFVADFIGRANFLEAVPERVVDGRGTVTVLGRRLTVAAHPKVTAKAVGAYLMVRPETARLSAVTDGGTGIGAVLRSTFHGATIDYEVETTGGTVTVTEAGVDPRDALTEGTNVDVTFDPDRAYLLTQD from the coding sequence ATGACCGCCGCCGCGCCCGAACTCACCCTCGCGCCGACGCGCGAGACCGACAGCGGACATCTGCGGCTCGACGCCCTGACCAAACGGTTCACCGGCCGCTCCGGCACCGTCACGGCCGTCGACAGCGTCTCGCTCGACATCGAACCCGGCGAGTTCATCACCCTGCTCGGCCCGTCCGGCTGCGGCAAGACCACCACTCTGCGCATGGTCGCCGGGTTCGAGGACTCCTCCAGCGGCAGCATCCTCCTCGACGGCAGGGCCATCGACGCCATGCCTCCCCAGCGCCGGCCCATGGCGATGGTGTTCCAGAGCTACGCGCTGTTCCCGCACATGACGGTCGCGGAGAACATCGCCTACGGGATGCGCCTGCAGCGGCGTACCCGCGACGACATCGCCACCAGCATGCGGATGGCCGTCACCAGCATGAACCTGGTCGGCCTGGAGGACCGCAGCCCGCACGAGCTGTCCGGTGGCCAGCAGCAGCGGGTGGCGCTCGCCCGCGCCCTGGTCGTGCAGCCGAAGGTCCTGCTCTTCGACGAACCGCTGTCCAACCTGGACGCCAAGCTGCGGGACGCGATGCGGGCCGAGATCCGGCGCATCCAGAAGATGTTCGGCATCACCAGCCTCTACGTCACCCACGACCAGGACGAGGCGATGAGCATGTCCGACCGGATCGTGGTGATGAACAAGGGTCGGGTGGAGCAGGCCGCCACACCGGGCGAGATATACGCCCGGCCGGCCAGCGTGTTCGTCGCCGACTTCATCGGCCGGGCGAACTTCCTGGAGGCGGTGCCCGAGCGGGTTGTCGACGGACGGGGCACCGTGACCGTCCTCGGCCGACGGCTCACCGTCGCGGCGCACCCCAAGGTGACCGCCAAGGCCGTCGGCGCCTATCTGATGGTGCGGCCGGAGACGGCGCGACTGTCCGCCGTCACCGACGGCGGCACCGGCATCGGCGCGGTCCTCCGCTCCACCTTCCACGGCGCGACGATCGACTACGAGGTGGAGACGACCGGCGGCACCGTCACGGTCACCGAGGCGGGCGTCGACCCACGCGACGCCCTGACCGAGGGGACCAACGTCGACGTCACCTTCGACCCGGACCGGGCCTATCTGCTCACCCAGGACTAG
- a CDS encoding ABC transporter permease, whose product MTAILSEREPSTPARVAAPRRRRRTDLGVRVLIAVVALLVVVGAVVPLAAVLATAFAPEALPRYAEFFTSWVDLVVLRNTLVLGALVGLCGTALGFLFAFVQTRLDVPGKKILHVIALMPIVSPPFAIATATVVLYGRRGVVSNGVFGVEYDVYGLDGLVFVLSLSLFPVAYLGLLGMLRGLDPALEEAAMNMGASRWRILRTLILPLVAPGLVAPFLLLFVEAIADLANPLVLGGDYTVLASRAYLAVTGEYDITGAAVYCVILLVPSLAMYFGQRHWMSRKVRTTITGRPSGSVHLITGWARWPFYGLALLAAAVILSLYGTVLVGSVTRVFGVDNTFTLDYLKEVVAGVGVEAVLDTLRFAAIATPVAGLVGLVIAWLVVRHLDRTAWLLDLGGTLGVAVPGTVLGIGFVLAYRPDRWIGPVHAFPSLVGGSAVAGGAVAIVLAYVVRSVPAGQRTAVGSLTQLHPYIEQASTDLGASPLQTFRRVTLPLIRPALLTGLSYSFARSMTSVSTIVLLVTPQTKIITSQVLSAAGTGRYGVAFAYCTVLTVLVLAGFALIRVLVGTGAALQRTATSERQKS is encoded by the coding sequence ATGACCGCGATCCTCTCCGAGCGCGAGCCGTCCACCCCCGCGCGGGTGGCGGCTCCGCGCCGGCGCCGCCGGACCGACCTGGGGGTCCGGGTCCTGATCGCCGTCGTCGCCCTGCTCGTGGTGGTGGGCGCCGTGGTGCCGCTGGCCGCCGTGCTCGCCACCGCCTTCGCCCCCGAAGCGCTGCCCCGCTACGCCGAGTTCTTCACCTCCTGGGTCGATCTCGTCGTCCTGCGCAACACCCTCGTCCTCGGCGCCCTCGTCGGCCTCTGCGGTACGGCGCTCGGCTTCCTGTTCGCCTTCGTGCAGACCCGCCTCGATGTGCCCGGCAAGAAGATCCTGCACGTCATCGCCCTGATGCCGATCGTCAGCCCGCCCTTCGCGATCGCCACCGCCACGGTCGTGCTGTACGGCCGGCGCGGTGTCGTCAGCAACGGCGTCTTCGGGGTGGAGTACGACGTCTACGGCCTGGACGGGCTGGTGTTCGTCCTGTCGCTGTCCCTCTTCCCGGTGGCGTATCTGGGGCTGCTCGGCATGCTGCGCGGGCTGGACCCGGCGCTGGAGGAGGCCGCCATGAACATGGGCGCCTCGCGGTGGCGGATCCTGCGGACACTGATCCTGCCGCTGGTGGCACCCGGTCTGGTCGCGCCGTTCCTGCTGCTGTTCGTGGAGGCCATCGCCGACCTCGCCAACCCCCTGGTGCTCGGCGGCGACTACACGGTCCTCGCCAGCCGCGCCTATCTCGCGGTCACCGGCGAGTACGACATCACAGGGGCCGCCGTCTACTGCGTGATCCTGCTGGTGCCGTCGCTCGCGATGTACTTCGGGCAGCGGCACTGGATGAGCCGCAAGGTCCGCACCACCATCACCGGCCGCCCCTCCGGCAGCGTCCACCTGATCACGGGCTGGGCACGCTGGCCCTTCTACGGCTTGGCCCTGCTGGCCGCCGCGGTGATCCTCAGCCTCTACGGCACGGTCCTCGTCGGCTCGGTGACCCGGGTGTTCGGCGTCGACAACACCTTCACCCTCGACTACCTCAAGGAGGTCGTCGCCGGGGTGGGAGTGGAAGCCGTCCTGGACACCCTCCGGTTCGCCGCCATCGCCACCCCCGTCGCCGGCCTCGTCGGCCTGGTCATCGCCTGGCTGGTCGTCCGGCACCTGGACCGTACGGCCTGGCTGCTCGACCTCGGCGGCACCCTCGGCGTCGCCGTCCCCGGCACCGTGCTCGGCATCGGCTTCGTCCTCGCCTACCGGCCCGACCGCTGGATCGGCCCGGTCCACGCCTTCCCCAGCCTGGTCGGCGGCAGCGCCGTCGCCGGGGGCGCGGTCGCCATCGTCCTGGCCTACGTCGTGCGCAGCGTCCCGGCGGGCCAGCGCACCGCCGTCGGCTCGCTCACGCAGCTGCACCCCTATATCGAGCAGGCGTCCACGGACCTGGGTGCCAGCCCCCTCCAGACGTTCCGCCGGGTGACGCTCCCGCTCATCCGCCCGGCACTGCTCACCGGGCTGAGCTACAGCTTCGCCCGCAGCATGACGTCCGTCTCGACGATCGTCCTGCTGGTCACCCCGCAGACGAAGATCATCACCTCCCAGGTCCTCAGCGCCGCGGGCACCGGCCGCTACGGCGTCGCCTTCGCCTACTGCACCGTGCTGACCGTGCTGGTACTGGCGGGCTTCGCCCTCATCCGTGTGCTCGTCGGCACGGGTGCCGCCCTCCAGCGCACCGCCACCTCCGAAAGGCAGAAGTCATGA
- a CDS encoding ABC transporter substrate-binding protein, whose product MTLVTRRRRARRGAAWTTALAALAVAVASGCARDTVQAGSGQDGGIVHVACGATEEWCAATTERFAETTDLKADFVRLSSGEALARIQAGEGNAEFDVWYGGPADGYAAAGEQGLLEPYVSANAAAIPAKYKDASGLWTGVYVGALGFCSNRELLKEKGLDAPESWADLLDPKLKKDIGIAHPSTSGTAYTALWTQVQLAGGDEPEALDYMRDLHPNVLQYTKSGAAPAQMTARGEVAVGVIFSHDCIATQEAGFPDLEVTFPSEGTGYETGGVALVKGAKNLASAKKFVDWALTPDAQEIGPSVKAYQFPTNPAAKVSDKVVDLASIKVVDYDAAEAGARKSELTKWFDEDVAQAPKS is encoded by the coding sequence GTGACACTGGTGACCAGGAGAAGACGCGCACGCCGTGGCGCGGCATGGACGACGGCCCTCGCGGCCCTGGCCGTCGCCGTCGCGAGCGGCTGCGCCCGCGACACCGTGCAGGCCGGCTCCGGACAGGACGGCGGCATCGTGCACGTGGCCTGCGGGGCGACCGAGGAGTGGTGCGCCGCCACCACGGAGCGGTTCGCCGAGACCACGGACCTGAAGGCCGACTTCGTCCGCCTCTCCAGCGGCGAGGCCCTCGCCCGGATCCAGGCCGGTGAGGGCAACGCCGAGTTCGACGTCTGGTACGGCGGACCCGCCGACGGATACGCGGCCGCCGGCGAGCAGGGCCTGCTGGAGCCCTACGTGTCGGCGAACGCCGCGGCCATCCCCGCCAAGTACAAGGACGCCTCCGGGCTGTGGACCGGCGTCTACGTCGGCGCGCTCGGCTTCTGCAGCAACAGGGAACTGCTGAAGGAGAAGGGCCTCGACGCCCCGGAGTCCTGGGCCGATCTCCTCGACCCGAAGCTCAAGAAGGACATCGGCATCGCACACCCCTCCACATCGGGCACCGCGTACACGGCCCTGTGGACGCAGGTGCAGCTGGCGGGCGGCGACGAGCCCGAGGCGCTCGACTACATGCGCGACCTCCACCCGAACGTGCTCCAGTACACCAAGTCCGGCGCGGCTCCCGCGCAGATGACGGCCCGCGGCGAGGTCGCCGTCGGCGTGATCTTCTCCCACGACTGCATAGCCACCCAGGAGGCCGGTTTCCCCGACCTCGAAGTGACCTTCCCGTCCGAGGGAACCGGCTACGAGACCGGCGGGGTCGCGCTGGTCAAGGGTGCGAAGAACCTCGCGAGCGCGAAGAAGTTCGTCGACTGGGCGCTGACCCCCGACGCCCAGGAGATCGGCCCGAGCGTCAAGGCGTACCAGTTCCCGACCAACCCCGCCGCCAAGGTCTCGGACAAGGTCGTCGACCTGGCGAGCATCAAGGTCGTGGACTACGACGCCGCCGAGGCCGGGGCGCGGAAGTCGGAGCTGACCAAGTGGTTCGACGAAGACGTCGCGCAGGCGCCCAAGTCATGA
- a CDS encoding response regulator transcription factor: MTGETRTAAGPTVLVVDDEPQMTIIIEFALQTQGFTVLTAHDGATALNLLRTRAVDLVVLDVMMPAMDGLTLCGRIRARSDVPVMLLTALSQHDDVIAGLEHGADDYVTKPFHPREVALRAQALVRRHRRGGGAALSVGRLVIDPVAQSARLGPHRLDLPFTEFKLLTHLASRRGVPQSWQDLLREVWGTSDLLGGRDVVKSTVYRLRSRLAGVPGGAAYIRTLRGVGYLMPDLPADDEDTEDVPTGAPDGPPAG, from the coding sequence ATGACGGGGGAGACACGGACAGCGGCCGGGCCCACCGTGCTGGTGGTCGACGACGAGCCACAGATGACGATCATCATCGAGTTCGCCCTGCAGACACAGGGCTTCACGGTGCTCACCGCGCACGACGGGGCCACCGCCCTCAATCTGCTGCGCACCCGCGCCGTCGACCTGGTCGTCCTGGACGTGATGATGCCGGCGATGGACGGGCTCACCCTGTGCGGACGGATCCGGGCCCGCTCGGACGTACCGGTCATGCTCCTCACCGCGCTGTCACAGCACGACGACGTGATCGCCGGTCTGGAGCACGGCGCGGACGACTACGTGACCAAGCCGTTCCACCCGCGTGAGGTGGCCCTGCGCGCCCAGGCCCTGGTCCGGCGCCACCGCCGGGGCGGCGGAGCCGCGCTGAGCGTGGGCCGGCTGGTGATCGACCCGGTGGCGCAGTCGGCCCGCCTGGGCCCGCACCGGCTGGACCTGCCGTTCACGGAGTTCAAGCTGCTGACCCATCTCGCCTCCCGGCGGGGTGTGCCGCAGTCCTGGCAGGACCTGCTGCGGGAGGTGTGGGGCACCTCGGACCTGCTGGGAGGCCGGGACGTGGTCAAGTCCACGGTGTACCGACTGCGCTCGCGGCTGGCCGGGGTGCCGGGCGGCGCGGCGTACATCCGCACGCTGCGCGGGGTCGGCTATCTGATGCCGGACCTGCCGGCGGACGACGAGGACACCGAGGACGTCCCCACCGGCGCGCCGGACGGTCCGCCCGCCGGGTGA
- a CDS encoding sensor histidine kinase produces the protein MVTVWWLSVAALGGAGVAALSTFLRMRGAAAARIAELEQLERLVERRAEQVTGLSHELRTPLSMVKGAVDLLREGAPGPLTAAQERLLQVADHQSTQVIGLCESLLIQAKIEAGLFTPRMEKVDVSVLVRDVVTAMRPLCAQRDQRIGLDVPQVMPRIPADPMLLTQALTNLLSNASRFTTTGGSIDVRVALIDTGVAVYVTDDGAGMTRAERHRLFHRFATGRPLADGTGLGLVITKTVVELHGGEIMVHTASSRGTTFLLTLPDAS, from the coding sequence ATGGTCACCGTCTGGTGGTTGTCGGTGGCCGCGCTCGGTGGCGCGGGAGTCGCCGCCCTGTCGACGTTCCTGCGGATGCGCGGGGCCGCCGCGGCCCGCATCGCGGAACTGGAACAGCTGGAGCGGCTCGTGGAGCGACGGGCGGAGCAGGTGACCGGGCTCAGCCACGAACTGCGCACACCGCTCAGCATGGTCAAGGGCGCGGTGGACCTGCTGCGCGAGGGGGCGCCGGGCCCGCTGACGGCGGCCCAGGAACGGCTGCTGCAGGTGGCCGATCACCAGTCCACGCAGGTCATCGGCCTGTGCGAGAGCCTGCTGATCCAGGCGAAGATCGAGGCCGGTCTCTTCACTCCGCGGATGGAGAAGGTGGACGTGTCGGTGCTGGTGCGCGACGTCGTCACCGCGATGCGCCCGCTGTGCGCCCAGCGCGACCAGCGGATCGGTCTGGACGTGCCGCAGGTGATGCCGAGGATCCCGGCGGACCCGATGCTCCTGACCCAGGCGCTGACGAACCTGCTGTCGAACGCCAGCCGGTTCACCACCACGGGCGGCAGCATCGACGTCCGGGTCGCGCTGATCGACACCGGCGTAGCGGTGTACGTCACCGACGACGGGGCCGGGATGACACGGGCGGAACGGCACCGGCTGTTCCACCGCTTCGCCACCGGGCGCCCCCTGGCCGACGGGACCGGCCTGGGTCTGGTGATCACGAAGACGGTGGTGGAACTGCACGGAGGCGAGATCATGGTGCACACCGCGTCGTCCCGTGGGACGACCTTCCTGTTGACGCTGCCGGACGCGTCATGA
- a CDS encoding bifunctional phosphatase PAP2/diacylglycerol kinase family protein, with protein MTPDVDLTVRPPGHHILRDRFLAADSRLFNAVATRDWPGAHPLLPKLSRAANHGVLWFATAAAIAATRSPRARKAAVRGVASLALASATINTLGKRSIRRPRPVLDNVPLTRQLKRQPITTSFPSGHSASAAAFAAGVALESRGWGAAVAPLAAAVALSRVYTGAHFPSDVLVGAALGVGAAYAVRGIVPTRDQLPPPGRPYVDAPALPDGDGLVVVANRASGTSDRVRALRDVLPGAEAVECEPEDMRAELEKAAAHARVLGVCGGDGTVNAAAEVALRHGLPLAVLPGGTLNHFAYDLGVEDVRDLGRAVRQGEAVRVDLGHFSTGDTEGHFLNTFSLGVYPELVRERERWEKMVGGWPAGVVAALRVLRSDRHPLQATFEGRPRPIWLLFAGNGTYHRLGFAPARRFDLADGLLDVRVVHGGRRPALRLLAAAVAGPLTRTPVHAAVRVRRLRVDGIAPGTLLAYDGEVTEAQGDLTLRKIPEALTVYRPVPMR; from the coding sequence ATGACCCCAGACGTCGACCTCACCGTCCGCCCCCCGGGCCACCACATCCTCCGTGACCGTTTCCTCGCCGCCGACAGCCGTCTCTTCAACGCGGTGGCCACGCGCGACTGGCCCGGTGCCCACCCCCTCCTGCCGAAGCTGAGCCGCGCCGCGAACCACGGGGTGCTGTGGTTCGCTACGGCGGCGGCGATCGCGGCGACCCGGAGCCCGAGGGCCCGCAAGGCGGCCGTCCGGGGCGTCGCCTCGCTCGCGCTCGCCTCGGCGACCATCAACACCCTCGGCAAGCGTTCGATCCGCCGCCCCCGTCCGGTCCTGGACAACGTGCCGCTGACCCGTCAGCTGAAGCGGCAGCCGATCACCACGTCGTTCCCGTCGGGCCACTCCGCCTCCGCCGCCGCCTTCGCCGCCGGTGTCGCCCTGGAGTCGCGCGGCTGGGGCGCCGCGGTCGCCCCGCTGGCCGCCGCCGTGGCGCTGTCCCGCGTGTACACGGGCGCGCACTTCCCGAGCGACGTCCTGGTGGGCGCCGCCCTGGGCGTGGGCGCCGCCTACGCCGTACGGGGCATCGTGCCGACCCGCGACCAGCTGCCACCGCCCGGCCGCCCCTACGTGGACGCGCCCGCGCTGCCGGACGGCGACGGCCTGGTCGTGGTCGCCAACCGGGCCTCCGGCACGTCGGACCGGGTGCGCGCACTGCGGGACGTGCTGCCCGGTGCCGAGGCCGTGGAGTGCGAGCCGGAGGACATGCGCGCCGAACTGGAGAAGGCCGCCGCCCACGCCCGGGTGCTCGGCGTGTGCGGCGGCGACGGCACGGTGAACGCCGCCGCCGAGGTGGCCCTGCGCCACGGCCTTCCCCTCGCCGTACTCCCCGGCGGCACGCTCAACCACTTCGCTTACGACCTCGGTGTGGAGGACGTACGCGACCTGGGCCGCGCGGTGCGCCAGGGCGAGGCCGTCCGGGTGGACCTCGGGCACTTCAGCACCGGCGACACGGAGGGCCACTTCCTCAACACGTTCAGCCTCGGCGTCTACCCCGAGCTGGTCCGGGAGCGCGAGCGCTGGGAGAAGATGGTCGGCGGCTGGCCGGCGGGGGTCGTCGCGGCCCTGCGGGTCCTGCGTTCCGACCGGCATCCGCTCCAGGCCACCTTCGAGGGCCGGCCCCGCCCGATCTGGCTGCTCTTCGCGGGCAACGGCACCTATCACCGGCTGGGCTTCGCCCCCGCCCGGCGTTTCGACCTGGCCGACGGGCTGCTGGACGTCCGTGTCGTGCACGGCGGCCGCCGCCCGGCCCTACGGCTGCTGGCCGCGGCCGTCGCGGGCCCGCTGACCCGGACCCCGGTCCACGCGGCC